The region AATGTGGTGTGGGCGGTGTACTTCACCGGTGTTGCTGTCAACAGACAGAGCAGGTGCAGTCAGCGCATCGTGTGAACGGTGCATACCGCGTTTTGAAGGGGATTTTTTGTTTTGTT is a window of Neisseria yangbaofengii DNA encoding:
- the rpmF gene encoding 50S ribosomal protein L32 yields the protein MAVQQNKKSPSKRGMHRSHDALTAPALSVDSNTGEVHRPHHISPNGMYRGRKVVKAKVE